TTAAACTTGAGCATGATGGGTAGTGCTGAAGTTTCCACTGCAATGGAAAAAGCTCCGTGCTCACCTGATGATCAGGTGGGGACTGGCAGCAAGGAAAGCAGGGGTGGTGCAAgagagggctgcaggagctgggtgagAACCCCTGGATGTGTGACACGTTCCTGCTCTCGGGCCAAACACCCACCTCAAGTATGTGCTGGTGGCAGGTGGCCCTGGATGAGGACACAGATTAGGAGCTGTGGCACAACAGCCTTACTGGaaaggagctgggcagggtggcAGGCACCACCCTGGGcacgagccagcagtgtgctCTCCCTGCAAGGATGGAGAACCCCAGCCTGGGCCACAGGAGAGGGCAAGGGGCACCAGGCTGGtgtcagccctgccaggggaggtGACATCTGGATGCTGTGTCCGGTGTGGAATGCCTGGTGAGAGGGATGTGAGGATGGTGAGCTCCACAGAGGCTGAGGAGCTGTCGGTgacctgcagcaggaggtggaTGGAGCTGAGTTTGCTGGGTCTGGCCATGCAGGGAAGTTTGAGGGGCTCTCCTTGATCCTTATATCTTGTGAAGGCTGAGCTagaacagaggccagacagttaaagaataaagtagggatttattaaaaggatatcctccatggatccaccttgggcagcacaagagcccagccagggctgcacacaaggtgaaccaaaatgggcacaaaatggaCACCTGGTCATGGGGTCTCTCACTTTGATcagttctggtccatttgcatattggagttaattgtccaattataaCTTCACgttatgcagtcccatccttgtttttctctcttcattccactgttgtttgtgctcttgggcctgagatttggatcatttgtccttggttcccagctagagaaggaattgttttttctccctgctctgcgcacagagctcaccatccctcAATGTGAAGCCTGGACTTACTctctaaagcagcacagaatttaAAAACTATACaagctaaacctgaggcatcaatcCCATCCAGTCTCTGCAGTGGTGGtgcttcagcaggagctgcacatgACTCTCAAGAGGCTGGAACATCTTATAAGAGCTGTGGCAATGTCCTGCTCTCCAAGTGCTGCAGGACTGTTTTGGGTACAGCCTTCATCttgccccttccagtgcctccAGATGAGtgtggccagagctgctctgccctttccctgtAGTGCAGATTTCCAAGTTCTGTTTTCTCAGGAGGTGGAAGCCAGAGATGTCTTACTCAGCTTCAGTACCCCAAAACCAAAGTCACCctttgtgacggtgttcacaggagtCTTAGGAtgtgggaagagatgaggatctgactccatgtttcagaaggcttgatttattattttatgatatatattacattaactattctaaaagaatagaagaaaggatttcatcagaaggctagctaagaatagaataggaaggaatgaaagcaaaggcttgtggctcagaatctctgtctgagccagcttggctgtgattggtcattaattagaaataaccaacatgggccaatcacagatgcacctgttgcattccacagcagcagataatcaatgtttacattttgttcctgaggcctcacagcttctcaggaggaaaaatcctaaggaaaggatttttcataaaagatgtctgcgacaaccCTTCACCTCCAAACCTCTAAATGACAAACCCCTGCTCTAGTGTGTGTTTATAGAAGTGGGACAAACTGACAGACCTAGTTGGACACCTCTCAGGCCCGTTCCAGGCTGACAGACAGGAGACACCTTCCCCTACTGACCTTTCACCGCGATTCCCACAGCAAAACAATCTAGGAAAgaagggcaggaggcagccccagccctgggagaacTCTCCCTGTTGGCAGGACCGGGCACTCAGGTGCTCCTCATACCTTCCTGCAagggtgtgaggagcagggatgttgtggtgggctggcacagctccatccccagcccaaAGTGGGGCAggtggagggaactgggagagCAGAAGTGGAAAACTGGGTCGGGATAGACAAGGTATGGAGTGTTGCTatggcagctgggcaggggcccaTCCCTGAGCAAAgggagctccatcccagcccgACCCAGAACAGATGTTTTCAGTCTGTTGCCTGGGATTTAATCTCCATCTCACATGTGGCACCTTTGTATAACAAGAAGCATCATCATTTCATTTCTACACCACAGCCACAGGAAATCAATAACCTAATTATGTCTCTtgtaacaaataaataaaaccaccaTTGAAATGGGGTGCTGGAAACTTTCTTCAGCAACACCAATTAAGCCACTCAATGGAAATCACCTCCAAACTCTGCCTAAACAATATTTAACTGGCCTCCACAAACAAATTCTGGGAAATTGCACTTTCTAAACTGTGCTGTTACCTAATGATGAATATGCCCTGCATCCCAGGGTGTTTACACTTGCCACCCCACCCTGCAGCCAGTTCAAATAGGGCTGTCTCTATGCCCCAGCCAGGGGACAGAACCCatcctgtggcactgccacatctccatctcctccaggctgggcatctctccctgcactgcccatcCTCTCCAGGGGCTGACACATCCCTGTcacctcctgcaggagctgtgccacctctcagctgggctggctgcctTCACTTCTGGACAGGTGAGTGTGGGGAAAGCATGGCTAGAGCCTGGACAGGGGAAAGGACAGTGGACAGGTCCCCTGGACAGGGAAAAGCATTCTAAACTTGCCTGTGAACAGCACTTACCACTCATGGCACTTCCAGCCCTCAGGACAGGGCACCTAAATCTCATTTGCTGGCTCAGTTCtagaggctgctccagcccaatTTTTCTTGTGGTGTCCAGTGTTGTGGTTGTTGGAGGGAGCAATGCTGGCCAGAGCTTTCAGTGCCTGTCTGTGATGCCTCCTGCCCATAACTGCGTGCAAAGCCtgctcctgtggcagctgcactCTCCAGCACATTGGATGAGGGGTTTTTTAAGCTGTGTTAAATCCAGTATCACTAAGGGATGTCTAGATCTGCTGGAAGATGCAACTCTCCCCATTTTGCATACAGATTTGCACTCCAAAATGTCCTTCTCTGAATTAGATGTAATCCATTCTTGTATCACTAAGGGAATGTCTAGATCTGCTGGAAGATACAACTCTCCCCATGTTGCATATAGATTTGCACTCCAAAATGTCCTTCTCTGAACGAAATGTAACCAATTCTTGTCTTTTACACCGTGCTCAAGGAGAAGGGCAAGCAGTTAGAGATTTTCTtctcattattttatttctttttaaggagggaaggaagtgcTGAAATTTATTCAtcctctctgtccctcctggggTTTGGAGTGTTAACAGGTGATGCAGACAGCAGGGTGATgggacagagctgtcccttttcTGGAAGGGAGACTGGAGCAGTGGCACTGCATGGTCACTGACAGGACATACAACACCCGACATCCTCTGTGTATTGGAATGGCTCAATTTTATTGAGGTTTGAGCAACTTCAGGGGGCTGGAATgagcccaaaccattctgtgattctgtgattttaaccCTTTGCAGTTCCCAGTGGTGCATACAGCACCACAAGGTTTGCTGCCTCACCTCTTACAGGAATTCCTGAAAGTCTGTCCCACCTCCCTGGAATTATCCCTGCTGAGATGTGCTCCCTGAGCCACCCCATGTTCATTAATGCTTTTGATGGTCACCCAGGGcaccaggctgaggctgggtcCCACCTGGGGtgtttccctgccctgctccccctggCACTGAGTGTGTGGCTGTGTTGTTCCAGGCACAGCGAGGATGTggctggctctggctctgctctccgTGCTCCACGGGATGGCAGCCGGGGAATGCTTGTTGAATTCCCCATATCCCAAGAATCCAGAGGCAAGGATGAACATTGTGAGTATGATGGCGTTGGAGAGGAGGTGGGAAGCGTCCAGGAAACAGCcaccatttaaaaaattacaatgaAATATCACATTCAGGGATTTCCTCGCAGGAGCCTTGAAAACATTATTACTTATAGGAATAAATCATATATGACTCCATTTTCCTCATGGTGGGAAAAAGGCTATTCTTTATGGATATAATTCCTTTTTATACAGTTTTACAGACCTTGTGTGGGACACCAATTGGTCAGGAGCTTTCTTGCCAATTATTGCTTTTATTGGTTATTAACAAATTGTTATTCTGTATTGACTGGTCACTCAAACTCTCAGTGTCTAAGTGCAGGGAAGTTTGTGAGTgatagttttaatttttctatctAGCAGTGTAAAAATAGTTTTTACAGGTGGAATTTGTTTTTTACGTAAGAATAGCTTGTTATGTTCATTAACTGCTCACACCAGGATTGCTTTCCCATGGGCACTTGCACAATGCTGGCTTTGACCAGGCCAGCCACTGATTCCAGGAGAGCAGGCTTGATTTCATGGAGCCTTTCTCTATGATTTTTCTACATTACTGCAACAATTATTTCTCAGGGCCTCTTGCTGGtcacagtgaccctgagatgtgttagaaagtctcttttcccagcctggcacttgaagaaggaatcagaactcttcagttctcggtccaaaggttgtttattgtttcgtatctataaaatattttctgctgtccagctgaggtctgctcagcaagacagtcagagACACTCTGCCTAcccctggggtggtgttatctttttatactaaaagcTACATATACAAGGTTTgcaattacttcccaatacctatcacctatgttagactGTGAGCTTccactctaaaccaatctaaaagtgccaccatcacagcagaagatggaggccaagaagaagaaggagaaaggctggacacacccagatccctccatcttgcccccctGAACCTCCATTctagaaaccccaaaatctgctttttcaccccgtgataaattcactgtcattctacttaatttgtgtggcttgcagatcttcatctatGGTTGGGAACTTGCTCCGTGGGTGATAATCAAAACCAcacaggcattttgggctctgttccagggtctctgagccccctgctcaggacagccagagggatgtcctgggttctggCAATTATTGGCTTTCTTCTTGTTGCAGAGTGAAATGATCTCCTTCTGGGGGTACCCCAGCGAGGAGTATGACGTGGTGACAGAAGATGGCTACATCCTTCAGCTGAACAGAATTCCTCATGGCAGAGGAAATTCTGGGTGCCAAGGTAAAACTGGTGCcacacaggacacacacacacaccttgaGCACTCACTGGGATAGCAGGGCTTGTGCAAGAGGGTTTTCAGGGCTCCCTGTGGCTCGGCATCGGTTTTGATGGATCAGAATTTGCCAGGAAGGCTGATGCCTTGCCAGGGATGTTTCCTCACCCCTCATGGACCCCTGAGCATTGAATATCAGTCTGCAATCCCTGGTGGCACACCTGGGGCTCTCAAATGTGCTCCTGGCTCCCAAaatgtgctcctgctgccatttGATGGATGAACAGACTGGTTTGGTTCTCCCGGGGGATCCTCTTGTCCTGTGGGGGGTTAGATCCTATTTAGATCATTCTATCTAaatgaaaattgcatttttcctgTCACATCCCCAGGCTCCTCCATGTTTGCCcgcagagctgcctgggcagcccAAGTTCTGCCAACACCAAGTTCTGCCAACACCCCCAGAGATTCTGGGGATAAAGTCCAAGATAATggtgaattttaaaatgaaatctaGAGGAACACCAACACAAACCTCCACGGATTTTGGCTGTCATGGGGATAACACTTTATAAACTGTTTCAAAAGGTGACAAACATCATTAAAAATGAGGAGAGTCATGATGCTGCCTGTCTTGCAGGTGTGAGGCCCGTGGCACTCCTGCAGCATGGTCTCCTTGCAGAAGGCAGCATCTGGCTCGCCAACTTGGCCAACAACAGCCTGGGCTTCATCCTGGCAGATGCTGGCTACGATGTCTGGATAGGAAACAGCAGAGGGAACACCTGGTCCAGGAGGCACCAGGTGCTGACCACCACACAGGATGAGTTCTGGGCTTTCAGGTAAATGGGCAGGGTTTAGGGTCTCATAAACAGCTGAATTCTGTCAGGGTCacgctgctccagctgggggaTGAGTGAACCAGGCTGGAGTGAAGCTCATTCAATTATTCTGAGTGAAAACTCAGTAGGATGAAGAGTTTTGTGGGGCGGCCCTGTCCTCCTGCTGGTTTTGTGGTTTGCTGATGCTGCCCCTCTCAGCAGGACATCTCCTCTTCTTTCTGCAGCTTTGATGAGATGGCTAAATATGATCTCCCAGCCATGATCAGCTTCATTGAGCAGAAAACAGGACAGAAACAGCTCTATTACATTGGCCATTCCCAAGGCACCACCATAGGTGAGTGTGTCCTGCTGATGGCAGCACGAGAAGTCAACATCCCCTCTCAGATTAGTAAAATTACTCACTGAAATTAAACTATGTGCATGAGTGCCTTGAAAGACTAAAAAAGtctaaaccttttttttttctacttttttcccccccccaccAGGTTTTATAGCTTTTTCCACTATGCCTGAGCTGGCTCAGAAAATCAAGGTGTTCATTGCTCTTTCGCCTGTGACCACAGTGATATTTTCTCAGAGCCCATTTAGAA
This genomic interval from Ammospiza nelsoni isolate bAmmNel1 chromosome 8, bAmmNel1.pri, whole genome shotgun sequence contains the following:
- the LOC132076071 gene encoding lipase member K-like, with the translated sequence MWLALALLSVLHGMAAGECLLNSPYPKNPEARMNISEMISFWGYPSEEYDVVTEDGYILQLNRIPHGRGNSGCQGVRPVALLQHGLLAEGSIWLANLANNSLGFILADAGYDVWIGNSRGNTWSRRHQVLTTTQDEFWAFSFDEMAKYDLPAMISFIEQKTGQKQLYYIGHSQGTTIGFIAFSTMPELAQKIKVFIALSPVTTVIFSQSPFRKLSVFSDSGLKELFGTREFLPHTALGEVVLSRFCSCSKVCKHILTSIFGFNWKNTNMSRFDVYMGHNPAGSSVQNIIHWLQGVHGGALRAFDGGHMYNSLHYRQTGAPFYDVQDMEVPTAIWNAGRDCLADPRDTALLLPQVRNLVHHKLIPHWNHMDFVLGLDANEVLYREILDIMKKHP